From a region of the Tiliqua scincoides isolate rTilSci1 chromosome 4, rTilSci1.hap2, whole genome shotgun sequence genome:
- the NPBWR1 gene encoding neuropeptides B/W receptor type 1 gives MNNLSAHPDPNDSCIDVDVTCPQTGHHWHNLSVPQPIPRFYIAVPIIYSVISAVGLTGNSAVIYVILKAPKMKTVTNIFILNLAIADELLTLVLPINIADYLLLQWPFGEFMCKLIISIDQYNTFSSIYFLTVMSIDRYLVVVATIKSKKISYRTYRAAKTVSLCVWFFVTIIILPFSIFAKIHTEAGRTQCVFVFPSPESFWWKVSRLYTLILGFAIPVSTICILYSAMLYKLRRMHLHSNAKALDKAKKKVTIMVLIILGVCLFCWTPYHLSTVIALTTDIPQTPLIIGISYFITTLSYANSCLNPFLYAFLDDSFRKSFRKLVECGNSS, from the coding sequence ATGAATAATCTTTCTGCCCATCCTGATCCCAATGACTCCTGCATTGATGTGGATGTGACTTGCCCCCAAACAGGACACCATTGGCATAACTTATCAGTCCCACAACCAATCCCCAGGTTTTACATTGCTGTGCCAATCATCTACTCGGTGATCTCTGCTGTAGGACTCACCGGAAACTCTGCAGTCATTTATGTCATCCTAAAAGCTCCAAAAATGAAGACAGTGACCAACATTTTCATCCTAAATCTGGCCATTGCTGATGAGCTACTGACCTTGGTCCTTCCCATCAACATAGCGGACTACCTGCTGCTTCAGTGGCCCTTTGGAGAATTCATGTGCAAACTGATCATCTCCATAGACCAGTACAACACTTTTTCAAGCATTTACTTTTTAACAGTCATGAGCATTGATCGGTATCTGGTGGTAGTGGCTACCATCAAATCGAAGAAAATCTCCTACCGCACCTATCGGGCAGCCAAGACGGTGAGtctctgtgtttggttttttgtcaCAATCATCATCTTGCCATTCAGTATCTTTGCCAAGATACACACTGAAGCGGGACGAACCCAGTGTGTCTttgtctttcccagcccagagAGCTTCTGGTGGAAAGTAAGCCGTCTCTATACCCTGATCTTGGGTTTTGCCATCCCAGTGTCCACCATTTGCATCCTGTACAGCGCCATGCTCTACAAGCTCAGGCGTATGCACCTCCACAGCAATGCTAAAGCCTTGGACAAAGCTAAGAAGAAAGTGACAATAATGGTACTGATCATTTTGGGTGTGTGCCTCTTCTGCTGGACCCCCTATCATCTCAGCACCGTAATAGCCCTCACCACAGACATCCCACAAACGCCtctgataattgggatctcctaTTTCATTACAACACTGAGCTATGCTAACAGTTGCCTGAACCCATTCCTTTACGCCTTTTTAGATGACTCTTTCCGGAAGAGTTTCCGCAAGTTGGTTGAATGTGGCAATTCCTCATAA